In Deltaproteobacteria bacterium, the sequence CTTGAAGGATTAAGTTTCTTTGAATACCTCAAATTGTTGGGAAAACAAGTTAAGCCAGTCTAATAAAGGCACGGCGTATAACAGAGCGTATCTGGCTCCGTGTCTTCGGCACTACGCCCAAATGCCCCTTCGGGGAACTTCAGATACGCTCGGAACGTTATACGCAATTCCGCCGTTAGTATTAAAAAAATTGATGCCAATTTTTAATGTAAAGGAGGTAGAGCCATGAGTAAAAATTCCGACGCATATATAGCACTCGATAAAACGGGTTTAGAGAATAAATACGTGATCATTGTAGATGGTGAGGTGGTGGCAAAGGGGGAGAATATCGAGGAAATGCTCGATAGAGTGCGGCGAGAATATCCCCACGAAAGACCCTTTGTAGCGAAAGTGCCCGAGGAAAGGGTATTAGTACTATGATACATCAAAGATTCAGAGAAGAAAGAAGTAGCTTAGGAATCGTTCTTCGCCCTGTAGCAGAGGTGATTTTGGAGAATAATGGTTTTGCTGTGGAAATACCGATGTACATAGATTCAGGTGCTGATGTCTCAATGATACCTTTTCGTTTTGGTAGAGCGCTTGGCTTTAAGCAAGAGGGAGAAGACGCCATCCAAGAAATTAAGGGAGTTTCAGGAGCAGGAGTTCCTTATATTCTCAAGGAGGTCACTTTGGTGTTGAATGGCAAGAGGCTGAAAGTGAGGATAGCGTGGGCATTAGTTGAAGAAGTACCGATGCTTATGGGAAGAATGGACATATTTGACAAATTTCGGGTGATTTTTGATGAGAGAAATGGATGGGTTGATTTTGAGGAATGATGGCGGAACAGCGTATAACACGGTGTTTGTGGTTCGCTACGCTCACCCAATTTGTGCCTTCGGCACAACTTCGCATACACCGAAACCGTTATACGACATTGTGCAAAGTTTAAAAGGAGGATATGAACATGTGTCTAATGAACGAGTATATCAAAAGAAGATTAAGTGGCCCTGAATTGGAATCTGAACTGCTTAAATTAGATATATAGAGGTTAAGGCGAGGAAGGACGAAGGTCTTGTGGCTCTTACTTGCAATGAATGGTTTAAAGCAAAGAGATTCAAAGAACAGTACTGGCTTTATGTGATCGCCAATGCAGCCGTAAATCCAACCCTTTACATAATCAATAACCCCTTAGAGAATTTAAATGTTCAGGAAAAGGTCGAGGTTGTGAGGTTTATAGTTCCTCTAGAGGAATGGAAGAATACGGGGGTAAAGGCATGAAAGTAGAAGAAATTATGATACTTCTCAAAGAGGTCGCTGGCGAAGCTGAGCGGAAGTATAAAG encodes:
- a CDS encoding DUF3883 domain-containing protein encodes the protein MRYIEVKARKDEGLVALTCNEWFKAKRFKEQYWLYVIANAAVNPTLYIINNPLENLNVQEKVEVVRFIVPLEEWKNTGVKA